Proteins encoded by one window of Rhodobium gokarnense:
- a CDS encoding Ni/Fe hydrogenase subunit alpha, producing MTSTDQTLPEGIQAQNRTIVVDELARVEGEGALDVKVEDGVITNIKFRIVEPPRFFEALLRGRMYSDAPDVTARICGICPIAYMLGAINAMEDAFDIVPPAQIKRLRRLIYCGEWIESHVLHSAMLHAPDFLGLADAFLIAKVNPDLVKTALRLKKLGNTILEVVGGRAVHPVNLKVGGFYRTPRKADVKALEGELEWAIGASVELLEAFAGFDYPDFEQDYLCVSMRHPDEYAIQEGNLVSSRGLDIRVADFPKHFYEEHVEHSNALHGRTREGEPYLVGPIARYNNNYEQLSPYAKEMAEKVGLPRVVRNPYQSILVRMVETLYVCEEALAIVREYEEPAAPSVPVDIHAGAGAGAGVTEAPRGICWHHYSLNDAGRILNATIVPPTAQNQPQIEDDLRGVVQGNLDLDDEALKWRCEQTIRNYDPCISCATHFLKLRIDRG from the coding sequence ATGACGAGCACTGATCAGACCCTGCCGGAAGGCATCCAGGCCCAGAACCGCACCATCGTCGTCGACGAGCTGGCCCGCGTGGAAGGCGAAGGCGCCCTCGACGTCAAGGTCGAGGACGGCGTCATCACCAACATCAAGTTCCGCATCGTCGAGCCGCCGCGCTTCTTCGAGGCACTCCTGCGCGGCCGCATGTATTCCGACGCCCCCGACGTCACCGCCCGCATCTGCGGCATCTGCCCGATCGCCTATATGCTCGGCGCCATCAACGCCATGGAGGACGCCTTCGACATCGTCCCGCCCGCCCAGATCAAGCGGCTCCGCCGGCTGATCTATTGCGGCGAGTGGATCGAGAGCCACGTGCTCCATTCGGCGATGCTGCACGCGCCGGATTTCTTGGGCCTTGCCGATGCGTTCCTGATCGCCAAGGTCAATCCGGACCTCGTCAAGACGGCGCTTCGCCTGAAGAAGCTCGGCAACACCATCCTGGAAGTGGTCGGCGGCCGCGCCGTCCATCCGGTCAACCTCAAGGTCGGCGGCTTTTACCGCACGCCGCGCAAGGCCGACGTCAAGGCGCTTGAAGGCGAGCTGGAATGGGCCATCGGCGCCTCGGTCGAACTGCTTGAGGCCTTCGCCGGCTTCGACTATCCGGATTTCGAGCAGGACTATCTGTGCGTCTCCATGCGCCACCCGGACGAATACGCGATCCAGGAAGGCAACCTCGTCTCCAGTCGCGGGCTCGACATCCGCGTCGCCGACTTCCCGAAACACTTCTACGAGGAGCATGTCGAGCACTCCAACGCCCTGCACGGGCGCACGCGCGAGGGCGAGCCTTACCTGGTCGGCCCGATCGCCCGCTACAACAACAACTACGAGCAGCTCTCCCCCTACGCCAAGGAGATGGCGGAAAAGGTCGGGCTGCCGCGCGTCGTCAGGAACCCCTACCAGAGCATCCTGGTGCGCATGGTCGAGACGCTTTACGTCTGCGAGGAAGCCCTTGCGATCGTCCGCGAATACGAGGAGCCGGCCGCGCCCTCCGTGCCGGTCGACATCCATGCCGGAGCGGGCGCCGGCGCGGGCGTCACCGAGGCGCCGCGCGGCATCTGCTGGCACCACTACAGCCTCAACGATGCCGGCCGCATCCTCAACGCCACCATCGTGCCGCCCACGGCCCAGAACCAGCCGCAGATCGAGGACGACCTGCGCGGCGTCGTGCAGGGCAACCTCGACCTTGACGACGAGGCGCTGAAATGGCGCTGCGAGCAGACGATCCGCAACTACGATCCCTGCATCTCCTGCGCCACCCACTTCCTGAAGCTGCGCATTGACCGCGGCTGA
- a CDS encoding hydrogenase maturation protease has translation MLIIGVGHPMRGDDAAGPVAAERLAELGLEAIVLDGEGARLIHTWEGRGHVVVIDAADGGGPPGTLHVIDAKKEELASGRFHYSSHAFGLAEAVETSRVLGDLPERFTIYAITGADFTLGKGLSPDVADTVERVVERIAESAQAATSSTPSPTPLDK, from the coding sequence ATGCTGATCATCGGCGTCGGCCATCCGATGCGCGGCGACGATGCGGCAGGTCCGGTCGCCGCCGAACGACTCGCCGAACTCGGGCTTGAGGCCATCGTCCTCGACGGCGAGGGCGCGCGGCTGATCCATACCTGGGAAGGCCGCGGCCATGTCGTCGTCATCGACGCCGCCGACGGCGGCGGCCCCCCCGGCACCCTCCACGTCATCGACGCCAAAAAAGAAGAACTCGCCTCCGGCCGCTTCCACTATTCCAGCCACGCCTTCGGCCTCGCCGAAGCGGTAGAGACCTCCCGCGTCCTCGGCGACCTGCCGGAACGCTTCACCATCTACGCCATCACCGGCGCCGACTTCACCCTCGGCAAAGGCCTCTCGCCGGACGTCGCCGACACGGTCGAGCGGGTCGTGGAGAGGATCGCGGAAAGCGCCCAGGCTGCAACTTCAAGCACCCCCAGCCCCACCCCCCTCGACAAATAA
- a CDS encoding efflux RND transporter periplasmic adaptor subunit — protein sequence MRHARLLVVLALPLLAACEEKTEAPPPPVRAIKSMVVSDRVGEQQRKIAGVVEAATVTDLSFEIGGRVTELPVDIGQAVATGDTVARIDPTPLELALKSAVGELTEAQSKLTDAKAKFEQQDALFAKGYTTKSAYDTAQANLSSAEAVVDRLKAQRAKAERDLNNATLTAPFDGRISEKYVERFTEVSSGQKIVQLSAGGEREVQANVPAGIIGRIATGDTVSVTFPTLPGRTVAGTITQIGSRAGQSNAFPVIAALAEDDPEIRAGMTAEVTFSFRTAETGEAFLVPLPAVVARGDKRKGVVYVYDRAAGVVRERPIQIVNIRDNFLVVSGGLEKGDVIAVAGTSFLHDGMEVKLLETPEAE from the coding sequence ATGCGTCACGCACGGCTTTTGGTTGTGCTTGCATTGCCGTTGCTGGCGGCCTGCGAGGAAAAGACGGAAGCTCCGCCGCCGCCGGTTCGCGCCATCAAGTCGATGGTGGTCTCCGATCGCGTCGGCGAGCAGCAGAGGAAGATCGCCGGCGTCGTCGAGGCGGCCACGGTCACCGACCTTTCCTTCGAGATCGGCGGCCGGGTGACCGAGCTTCCCGTCGATATCGGCCAGGCCGTTGCGACCGGCGACACGGTCGCCCGGATCGACCCGACGCCGCTGGAGCTGGCCCTCAAATCCGCCGTCGGCGAACTCACCGAGGCACAGTCCAAGCTCACCGACGCCAAGGCCAAGTTCGAACAGCAGGACGCCCTCTTTGCCAAGGGCTATACCACCAAGAGCGCCTACGACACGGCACAGGCGAACCTGTCCAGCGCCGAGGCCGTCGTCGACCGCCTGAAGGCCCAGCGCGCCAAGGCCGAGCGCGACCTCAACAACGCCACCCTCACCGCCCCCTTCGACGGTCGCATTTCCGAAAAATACGTCGAGCGGTTCACCGAGGTCTCGAGCGGCCAGAAGATCGTGCAGTTGAGCGCCGGCGGCGAGCGCGAGGTCCAGGCCAACGTGCCGGCCGGCATCATCGGCCGCATCGCCACCGGCGACACGGTCTCCGTCACCTTCCCGACCCTGCCCGGCAGGACGGTTGCCGGCACCATCACCCAGATCGGCTCGCGCGCCGGCCAGAGCAACGCATTCCCCGTCATCGCCGCCCTGGCCGAGGACGACCCGGAGATCCGCGCCGGCATGACCGCGGAGGTCACCTTCTCCTTCCGCACGGCGGAGACCGGGGAGGCGTTCCTGGTGCCGCTGCCGGCCGTCGTCGCCCGCGGCGACAAGCGCAAGGGCGTCGTCTATGTCTATGACAGGGCGGCCGGCGTCGTCCGCGAACGCCCGATCCAGATCGTCAACATCCGGGACAATTTCCTCGTCGTCTCCGGCGGCCTTGAAAAGGGCGACGTCATTGCCGTCGCGGGAACCTCGTTCCTGCACGACGGCATGGAGGTCAAGCTCCTCGAAACGCCCGAAGCGGAGTAG
- a CDS encoding efflux RND transporter permease subunit, which produces MGFLTRWALDNSMLFLLLVIFIVLAGPASFITHPSREDPEITIRTALVTANFPGMAPPRVEDLITQKLEEKIREMPEVDEIKSSSRTGASTVTITLHDRYTDLGPIWQDLRNKMNDVKSELPEGTSGPFVNDTYGEVAMATVALTADGFSRAEMRQTARDLRNRLYTVNGVRKVELFGVEPERIFIEINNIHVAQLGISIRDVMQTVSKTNVISPGGRLQVGDNSVVVEPTGNFDSIEDIRDVPIEIPNDPGRLVYLRDIATITRDYADPPEAPAFFNGRPAVVLSVQMVEKFDSFTFGDELKAKVTELENTLPIGYQLSFITFQPKEIRTAVDGVVSNLYQTVAIVLIVVVLFLGWRTGLIVGSMVPLTMLMTLLVMRQVGIELERMSLASLIIALGLLVDNGIVMAEEIGRRMSLGEDRTRAAIDTGRTMALPLLASSLTTIFAFMPLMLSENAAGEYMRSLSLVIAIALLTSWVFAMTITPLFCVWGLKTPKPVDEDAAFDTRFYRTYRRALGLLLSFRLPFLAATVALLVVAVWGMQFVPKIFFPESDRLQLQVYVDLPVGSNTYGTTATTMKLATWLSDKDENPDIVSNIAYVASGGPRFYLGLNPIDPDPHRAFLIVNVASAEAVKTVRDHIVDYAAGNLPQARVSVKPMSMGSSEAGLVEYRIGGPDAGTLYAAAEKLERDMRSINGTVDIKNDWENRIMKVVVEIDQNRARRAGVTSESIANALNALLSGTQITDYREGDTVIPIYLRSEEDVRTNVDRLRTLNIAVSDEKPVALIQVANLTGFADFSVIKRRNMERVITVSGKNLTKSATALDAEVSEKLPDLGLPDGYRIEKGGEIESSGEARQSLFANMPLAFALILIVLVGQFNSFIRPVIILAVIPLTITGVTVALLVMPGANLSFVAILGLLSLAGIIINNAIVLIDRIDIERSDGLTVNEAILTASTKRLRPIVMTTVTTVLGLLPIIISRDVLFYDLAVVVSGGLILGTVLTLGVVPVLYGLFYSKSARRENEAASTESPA; this is translated from the coding sequence ATGGGGTTCCTGACCAGATGGGCGCTCGACAACAGCATGCTGTTCCTGCTGCTGGTGATCTTCATCGTCCTTGCCGGCCCGGCCTCGTTCATCACCCACCCGTCCCGCGAGGACCCGGAGATCACCATCCGCACGGCGCTGGTGACGGCGAATTTCCCCGGCATGGCGCCGCCCCGGGTGGAGGATCTGATTACCCAGAAGCTGGAGGAGAAGATCCGCGAAATGCCCGAGGTCGACGAGATCAAGTCGTCCTCGCGCACCGGCGCCAGCACCGTCACCATCACCCTCCACGACCGCTACACCGATCTCGGCCCGATCTGGCAGGACCTGCGCAACAAGATGAACGACGTCAAGTCGGAGCTGCCGGAAGGCACCTCCGGGCCGTTCGTCAACGACACCTATGGCGAGGTGGCGATGGCCACCGTCGCGCTCACCGCCGACGGCTTCAGCCGTGCCGAGATGCGCCAGACGGCCCGCGACCTGCGCAACAGGCTCTACACCGTCAACGGCGTCCGCAAGGTCGAGCTCTTCGGCGTGGAGCCGGAGCGCATCTTCATCGAGATCAACAACATCCACGTCGCCCAGCTCGGCATCAGCATCCGCGACGTCATGCAGACGGTGTCGAAGACCAACGTGATCTCGCCGGGCGGGCGGTTGCAGGTCGGCGACAACAGCGTGGTCGTGGAGCCGACCGGCAATTTCGACAGCATCGAGGACATCCGCGACGTCCCGATCGAGATCCCGAACGATCCCGGCCGGCTGGTCTATCTGCGCGACATCGCGACGATCACCCGGGACTATGCCGATCCGCCCGAGGCCCCCGCCTTCTTCAATGGCAGGCCGGCGGTGGTCCTGTCCGTGCAGATGGTCGAAAAGTTCGATTCCTTCACATTCGGCGACGAACTGAAGGCCAAGGTCACGGAGCTGGAGAACACGCTGCCGATCGGCTACCAGCTCAGCTTCATCACCTTCCAGCCGAAGGAAATCCGCACCGCCGTCGACGGCGTCGTCAGCAATCTCTACCAGACCGTCGCCATCGTCCTCATCGTCGTCGTCCTCTTCCTCGGCTGGCGCACGGGCCTCATCGTCGGCTCCATGGTGCCGCTGACCATGCTGATGACGCTCCTCGTCATGCGCCAGGTCGGCATCGAGCTTGAGCGCATGTCGCTGGCCTCGCTGATCATCGCCCTCGGCCTCCTCGTCGATAACGGCATCGTCATGGCCGAGGAGATCGGCCGGCGAATGTCGCTCGGCGAGGACCGCACCCGCGCCGCCATCGACACCGGCCGGACCATGGCGCTGCCGCTGCTGGCCTCCAGCCTGACCACCATCTTCGCCTTCATGCCGCTGATGCTGTCGGAGAACGCGGCGGGCGAATACATGCGCTCGCTGTCGCTGGTCATCGCCATCGCGCTTTTGACCTCGTGGGTCTTTGCCATGACCATCACGCCGCTGTTCTGCGTCTGGGGCCTGAAGACGCCGAAGCCGGTCGACGAGGACGCCGCCTTCGACACCCGCTTCTACCGCACCTACCGCAGGGCGCTCGGCCTGCTCCTCAGTTTCCGGCTTCCGTTCCTGGCGGCGACCGTCGCGCTCCTCGTCGTCGCCGTCTGGGGCATGCAGTTCGTGCCGAAGATCTTCTTTCCCGAATCCGACCGCCTGCAGCTTCAGGTCTATGTCGACCTTCCGGTCGGCTCCAACACCTACGGCACGACGGCAACGACGATGAAGCTCGCCACCTGGCTCTCCGACAAGGACGAGAACCCGGACATCGTCTCCAACATCGCCTATGTGGCAAGCGGCGGCCCGCGCTTCTATCTCGGCCTCAATCCGATCGATCCCGACCCCCACCGCGCCTTCCTCATCGTCAACGTCGCCTCCGCCGAGGCCGTCAAGACGGTCCGCGACCACATCGTCGACTACGCGGCCGGCAACCTGCCTCAGGCAAGGGTGAGCGTGAAGCCGATGTCCATGGGATCGAGCGAGGCGGGCCTCGTCGAATACCGCATCGGCGGCCCGGACGCCGGCACGCTCTATGCGGCGGCCGAAAAGCTGGAGCGCGACATGCGCTCCATCAACGGCACGGTCGACATCAAGAACGACTGGGAAAACCGGATCATGAAGGTGGTGGTCGAGATCGACCAGAACCGCGCCCGCCGCGCCGGGGTGACGTCGGAATCGATCGCCAACGCCCTCAACGCGCTTCTGTCCGGCACCCAGATCACCGACTACCGCGAGGGCGACACGGTGATCCCGATCTACCTCCGGTCCGAGGAGGACGTGCGCACAAACGTCGACCGGCTGCGCACCCTCAACATCGCCGTCTCCGATGAAAAACCCGTGGCCCTGATCCAGGTCGCCAACCTCACCGGCTTTGCCGACTTCTCCGTCATCAAGCGGCGCAACATGGAGCGGGTCATCACCGTCTCCGGCAAGAACCTGACGAAATCGGCGACCGCCCTCGACGCCGAAGTGTCGGAAAAGCTGCCGGACCTCGGCCTGCCGGACGGCTATCGCATCGAAAAGGGTGGCGAGATCGAGAGTTCCGGCGAGGCGCGGCAGTCCCTGTTCGCCAACATGCCGCTCGCCTTCGCGCTGATCCTCATCGTGCTCGTCGGCCAGTTCAACAGCTTCATCCGGCCGGTGATCATCCTCGCCGTCATCCCGCTGACGATCACCGGGGTGACGGTCGCGCTCCTCGTCATGCCCGGCGCCAACCTTTCCTTCGTCGCCATTCTCGGGCTGTTGTCGCTCGCCGGCATCATCATCAACAACGCCATCGTGCTGATCGACCGCATCGACATCGAACGAAGCGACGGCCTCACCGTCAACGAGGCCATCCTTACCGCCTCGACCAAGCGGCTGAGGCCGATCGTCATGACCACGGTGACGACCGTGCTCGGCCTGCTGCCGATCATCATCTCCCGCGACGTGCTGTTCTACGACCTTGCCGTCGTCGTCTCCGGCGGCCTGATCCTCGGCACCGTCCTGACCCTCGGGGTCGTCCCCGTCCTCTACGGCCTGTTCTACAGCAAGAGCGCCCGCAGGGAGAATGAGGCCGCGTCCACCGAAAGCCCGGCATAG
- a CDS encoding adenylate/guanylate cyclase domain-containing protein — translation MSSAPSEVEAETPDARRWLPGREMFRRPTDAAARLRKHVPDWLRRLISAGIVSDDPEVRRRQKFVNIATFAAAADALHHTVVNLAYDASGLFFLNVYNLAIAAIFLAAHRFHRYGEHFAAATLVGIMSTTHFLVVWAVGLSADLHIYFTMAGAILFLFGIQNWRWWLPFLVIAMASLMISLTVVSETGPLMPFDDQIHRILSAQGFFNAMVTNALLIGYVLWALRRAEQNLQFEHARSEALLTNILPERIAERLKADPGATIADKHDHVTVLFVDLVGFTPVARNLGPEEVVSYLDRLFTQFDILIDRFEAEKIKTIGDAYMIVGGLDGDCRKGSADLGRLALALLETIADQPQLGEARLTLRAGIHCGPAIAGVIGERRFTYDVWGDAVNVASRMESQGLPGRIQVSEIFVEATRDVFDFEPRGDINIKGIGPMRTFLIKGERETAADVPEIPS, via the coding sequence ATGTCCAGCGCGCCGTCAGAGGTCGAGGCCGAGACACCGGACGCCCGGCGCTGGCTGCCGGGGCGCGAGATGTTCCGGCGGCCGACGGACGCCGCAGCGCGCCTGCGCAAGCACGTGCCGGACTGGCTCAGGCGGCTGATCTCGGCGGGCATCGTCTCCGACGACCCGGAGGTGCGGCGGCGTCAAAAATTCGTCAACATCGCCACCTTCGCCGCCGCCGCCGACGCCCTCCACCACACCGTCGTCAACCTCGCCTACGACGCCTCGGGCCTGTTCTTCCTCAACGTCTACAACCTCGCCATCGCCGCCATCTTCCTCGCGGCGCACCGCTTCCACCGCTATGGCGAGCACTTTGCGGCGGCGACCCTCGTCGGCATCATGAGCACGACCCATTTCCTCGTCGTCTGGGCCGTCGGGCTCTCGGCCGACCTGCACATCTATTTCACCATGGCCGGCGCCATCCTGTTCCTGTTCGGCATCCAGAACTGGCGCTGGTGGCTGCCCTTCCTCGTCATTGCCATGGCCTCGCTGATGATCTCGCTGACGGTGGTCTCCGAGACCGGCCCCCTGATGCCGTTCGACGACCAGATCCACCGCATCCTCTCCGCCCAGGGCTTCTTCAACGCCATGGTCACAAATGCGCTCCTCATCGGCTACGTGCTGTGGGCGCTGCGCCGGGCCGAGCAGAACCTGCAGTTCGAGCACGCCCGCTCCGAGGCGTTATTGACCAACATCCTGCCGGAGAGGATCGCCGAACGGCTGAAGGCCGATCCGGGCGCCACCATCGCCGACAAGCACGACCACGTCACCGTGCTCTTCGTCGACCTCGTCGGCTTCACGCCCGTCGCCCGCAATCTCGGCCCAGAGGAGGTCGTCTCCTATCTCGACCGTCTGTTTACGCAGTTCGACATCCTGATCGACCGGTTCGAAGCAGAAAAGATCAAGACCATCGGCGATGCCTACATGATCGTCGGCGGGCTTGACGGCGACTGCCGCAAGGGCTCGGCCGATCTCGGCCGGCTGGCGCTGGCGCTCCTTGAGACGATCGCCGACCAGCCGCAGCTCGGCGAAGCCCGCCTGACGCTGCGCGCGGGCATCCATTGCGGCCCGGCCATTGCCGGCGTCATCGGCGAGCGCCGCTTCACCTATGACGTCTGGGGCGATGCGGTGAACGTCGCCTCGCGCATGGAAAGCCAGGGCCTGCCCGGCCGCATCCAGGTCTCCGAGATATTCGTCGAGGCAACGCGCGACGTCTTCGACTTCGAGCCGCGCGGCGACATCAACATCAAGGGCATCGGCCCGATGCGCACCTTTCTGATCAAGGGCGAGCGGGAGACTGCAGCAGACGTGCCGGAAATACCATCCTGA
- a CDS encoding SLC13 family permease has protein sequence MTTDQIILFSLFGLVFTMLLWGRFRYDLVAFVALLAGLVLGVVPKEAAFSGFGHPATIIVALVLVVSRGLVVSGAVEMLTGKLIDAGRSLSAHIAVMAGLGGALSAVMNNVAALALLMPVDLNAAAKAERSPGLTLMPLAFATILGGLVTLIGTPPNIIVAQFRDRALGSPYHMFDFAPVGLACAVVGIAFVALVGWRLIPQDKNAGNAVKELFDVKGYISELVVGEKSKPVGMKVSELDEVAIETDTEILGLVRGGQRMAGLARRVEIQAGDILVVEAKPDALDQFASKLKLEFQGEEKHRSAEGGGMNLMEVVVPRDARIAGRSAMSMRLLYRHGVTLLGVSRSGKRFSESLRKLTIRPGDVLLLLGPEERLSNVVEWLGVLPLAERDLQITRSDRAWPAIALFAGAVALASFGLLYLPVALAIVVAAYVAFDIVPIRQVYDHIEWPVVVLLGSMIPLGAALETAGGTALIGKGIVSLTEGYGPTVTLTLLMIVTMTLSDVLNNTATTVVAAPIAVDIAGRMGTNADPFLMAVAVAASCAFLTPIGHKNNTLILGPGGYAFGDYWRMGLPLELIVVAVAVPMILLVWPF, from the coding sequence ATGACCACCGACCAGATCATCCTGTTCAGCCTGTTCGGGCTCGTCTTTACGATGCTCCTATGGGGCAGGTTCCGCTACGACCTCGTCGCCTTCGTCGCGCTGCTGGCCGGGCTCGTGCTCGGCGTCGTGCCGAAGGAAGCGGCGTTTTCCGGCTTTGGCCATCCGGCGACCATCATCGTCGCCCTGGTGCTCGTCGTCTCGCGCGGCCTCGTCGTCTCCGGCGCCGTGGAAATGCTGACCGGCAAGCTGATCGATGCGGGACGAAGCCTCTCCGCCCACATCGCCGTCATGGCCGGCCTCGGCGGTGCGCTGTCGGCCGTCATGAACAATGTCGCCGCCCTCGCGCTCCTGATGCCGGTCGACCTCAACGCCGCCGCCAAGGCCGAACGCAGCCCGGGCCTCACCCTGATGCCGCTCGCCTTTGCCACCATCCTCGGCGGCCTCGTCACGCTGATCGGCACGCCGCCCAACATCATCGTCGCCCAGTTCCGCGACCGGGCGCTCGGCAGCCCCTACCACATGTTCGATTTCGCCCCCGTCGGCCTTGCCTGCGCCGTCGTCGGCATCGCCTTCGTCGCCCTTGTCGGCTGGCGCCTGATCCCGCAGGACAAGAACGCCGGCAACGCGGTCAAGGAGCTGTTCGACGTCAAGGGCTACATCTCCGAACTGGTCGTCGGCGAGAAATCGAAGCCCGTCGGCATGAAGGTCTCCGAGCTGGACGAGGTGGCGATCGAGACCGACACGGAGATCCTCGGCCTGGTGCGGGGCGGCCAGCGCATGGCCGGACTTGCCCGCCGGGTCGAGATCCAGGCCGGAGACATCCTGGTCGTGGAGGCCAAGCCCGACGCGCTCGACCAGTTCGCCTCCAAGCTGAAGCTGGAGTTCCAGGGCGAGGAAAAGCACCGCAGCGCCGAGGGCGGCGGCATGAACCTGATGGAAGTGGTGGTGCCGCGCGACGCGCGCATCGCCGGCCGCTCGGCCATGTCCATGCGGCTCCTCTACCGCCATGGCGTGACCCTCCTCGGCGTCTCGCGCTCCGGCAAGCGGTTTTCCGAAAGCTTGCGCAAACTGACCATCCGGCCCGGCGACGTGCTCCTGCTGCTCGGACCGGAAGAACGGCTATCCAATGTCGTGGAATGGCTCGGCGTCCTGCCGCTCGCCGAGCGCGACCTGCAGATCACCCGCTCCGACCGGGCCTGGCCGGCGATCGCGCTCTTTGCCGGCGCCGTCGCCCTCGCCTCCTTCGGCCTCCTCTACCTGCCCGTTGCCCTGGCGATTGTCGTGGCCGCCTATGTGGCCTTCGACATCGTGCCGATCCGCCAGGTCTACGACCACATCGAATGGCCGGTGGTCGTGCTGCTCGGCTCCATGATCCCGCTCGGCGCGGCGCTGGAGACCGCCGGCGGCACGGCGCTGATCGGCAAGGGCATTGTCAGCCTGACCGAGGGCTACGGCCCGACGGTGACGCTCACCTTGCTGATGATCGTGACCATGACCCTGTCGGACGTCCTCAACAACACGGCGACAACGGTGGTCGCCGCGCCGATCGCCGTCGACATCGCCGGGCGCATGGGCACCAATGCCGATCCGTTCCTGATGGCCGTCGCCGTCGCCGCCTCCTGCGCCTTCCTCACCCCCATCGGCCACAAGAACAACACCCTCATCCTCGGCCCCGGCGGCTACGCCTTCGGCGACTACTGGCGCATGGGTCTGCCGCTGGAACTCATCGTCGTCGCCGTGGCGGTACCGATGATCCTGTTGGTCTGGCCGTTTTGA